One Bombus affinis isolate iyBomAffi1 chromosome 18, iyBomAffi1.2, whole genome shotgun sequence genomic window, AACGATTGCGTGCCGTCGCTGGAACATTCCCGAATCCTGTGTTCACAGGAATAACGAAAATTCCTTGGTATCGTTCAGCTCGATTAAGCCCTCACCCCGTTCCATTCAAATTTCgttcaaataatttcatttctctCCCGACAAACTCGTTGCAACAGAAGTTACATTAGAGAAATTGTCACGCAATGCCCATTCTGGACGTTCCTGTGTATTTTAACGATTGACACACCGATCATCGAGCAACGATCAATATAACGAACTTTTGTTTCGTCcaatgaaaatttatgattGCTGTTGACATGGTCTTTTGAAACACCAGTCACTCGATATATTGTACATATACAGTGCATGGTAGGTGAATTATTCGTCTATTTCCATCGATCGAGTAGTATCGTGGTAAACTACGTTGCTTGTAAAATCGTTCCATCATCGTCGTAACAAACGTGTCGATTCGTCAACGTTGAAATAGCCGTTCCTCGTTTAGAAATGAATACACGAGAAAGTATGGCGAGCTACGATATATGGATTTTGGGTAATTTAACCGGGAATGTTGCATGTTCTTATTAATTGATTTCACACGTGTTTAATTATCGCTGGGATTTTAATACGATTGCAAGTGATCGATTTGCATGTAAAACCGTACTACGATTATTTTGGACACTTACGATCCATCTGTCCAGAATATCGTACGAGCATGTTCTTCCTACTCGAACGTAATGATCGCTTGTGTCCCGTCGAAGATCATCGACGAGCTGGTTTTGCGTTCACAATTTTCGATCGTTTCCTTTGAACACAGGATCACACGTCtcgttttttttctctctctctctctctctttctctctctctgtctcatTCTTTCGTAGCCGTTCGCGACTACACTCGTTGCTTATCCTCGCCGTAAAAATCGTGGCATCTCGTGGCATCTCGCTtgtccgtcgatttttcacaGCCAACGGTAGACATTTATTTCGTTTTCtgtaatattgggttggcaactaagtggttgtggattttgtcattagatggcatTGGCAAagtccgcaaccacttagttgccaacccaatatttcaACATATTGGCGTGGAACATTTTTGCctagaagaaataaaaattccagGATATCCCATGAATACTGACGTTAGTGAAATTTAAATACACATAGATGTTCGTTAGAAACAATTATTCTgctaataaaatatattctttttggtaaataataGTACAAGTTGTCTTATACATATTGCACGCAAGACACTGCttctttgataattaattagccAAACATCTTGTGTATTCAAAGAACTGCATTTCTTATCTAATCTTTTATCTTTGGAATTTTCCTGTAGCCTTTAGTTGGTAACGTTTTTTCAGCTACCAAGTCACTTCTTATCAGAATTAACAATATTCCATGATATTTACAATAACGAGATTGTGAATTTGAAATGAGCCCCAAGCTTGAACAGAACATGAAATAAATGTCTATCGCTTGTTCTTCCATCGCCTaatatgaaaaagaaagaatatcgCGTGTAATATAAGAGAAAGGGAAGTGTGCGGGTGAAAAGAAGGGATAAAAGCAGAGAAGCAAAAATAGAAAAGGGAGAAACGCAAGACCACATCACACCCCAATAGGAACAGTTGAACTTCTTGTCTGAATGCATTGTGCTGTTTGTTGTAGCCACGCAAGAAAATCGTCAAGCAGATTACCACTGCCAAACAGAGAATAACGTGCCGGGCAATCAGCAGGGTGTCTTCCTCTCTCCCTGTCCGCCTCCATTTTGGACCCCCGACAGTGGTTGGTGGGGTTACTACCCTCTTCCATATGCTGGTGCCGCGAACGAATCTTACCCTTATCATCCTGATAACACTGCCTATGTATACTTTCCTATTTACAATCAAAATTACCCACTTTATCCACCTTATCCACAGTATGATCCGATGAATAATAAAAACGCATATTCTGGTGTTTACCCACCTTATATCGTCCCAGTTGCTCCACAGAACAATAACAATTGCAATAACAATTGTGAACAGGTCTGTGGCGATGTGATAGTAGCAAAAATTCACTCAACAAATATTACAGATATTGCAGATATTGCAGAGAATATTCAGGAAAATAATGGAGGAAACAAAGCACTGGAAAGTAAAATTACCAAGGAGAACGATGATAATACAAATGGTCTTCTGCAATGGGAGAAGGTGAACAGCGTGTCACGAACTGCGAGCAATAACAGCAAAGACAGTGACTGTACTACTGCGATGAATATCACCGATGAAGAGGAGATTCCTGGTGAGATAATCGTGTCAGAGGTAGACGAGGATGACAAGAATTCTAACAGACCTGAGACGAAATCTTGCCCCAATGGAAGCCTCAATGTCAACGTTCCAAACTATACTTACATCGACACGAGTGACTCCAGCGACTCCACTGACACGGAATCGCAATCTGACAACGAGTCCATCATCGAATCGTCTAAAGGTAGCAGAGATTCTGATGATTCTTCTTCCGATAGCGACGACTCTGATTCTTATTTAGCGTATTCTACGGGACTGAATGCTCATGGCAGGTTAGAAAACGACGATGAGAGGAATTCGACTAAAAATAGCTCCAGCAAAGAATCTTGCAACGAAGACGAAAATTCTGAATCATCCTGTAAGAACAATATCGATTCTGGAACAGATGTTGAGCAACAAGTGGAGGAGAACGTGGAGGAGAACGCGCAGACCAGCGCGTTTCCTCATCAGCTGAGCGTGATTTACGAGGACGTGGAGCGTCCAGATTCTGAGAGCCCTAGACCCCGAGAGCCTAGAAGTGTGAAAGACTGGAACGAGACGCCTTTCGAAGCCATTGACGACCCTCCTGATGATACTGACGCGCCAACAGTCAGCGTGAGTCTGCCATTGAGATTTAAATTTTCTGTATCTGAAAATAACGAAGATGTGACCACAGTGATCGTTGGAGACAGCACGATCAAGCCTGAGAGAGGTTATAGCAAGGAAGAAAGCAGAAAGTCGAAGGTCCAAGACAGTAAAAGTCAGATGGAGAAAGCTAATGAGGTGTCCGCGGATTTTGTAGTGAAGAATGACACTACTGTGGATTTTGTAGTTAAAAAGAAGAGTTTCGACAGCAAACAAAAGAGCAGGGATCATTCTAATGAAAGGACGAAGGAGGAAACGACAGAGAGTAAGGTGAAAGAGGACGAAGATCCTGTGGTACCCCATGTGAATTTTACTTTGAGGAAGATTCCTACTAGGTTTGGTAAAATCAATTGCGAGGAGACTGTGGAGACAGAGTTCACGATTAGGAGAAAGACGAGCGTGAAGAAGGAAGAAGACAGGACGAACAAGGGTCAAGAAGAACGCGCGAATATGAAAAGTAACGATGATTCTGTGAACAGACAGAATAAAGAAAGTAATTGCACTCACGTTGCGGCAGTGAAGGGCATTGGTTCAGAGACGCGTGATTTCAACAGAAACATCCTGAAACCTGAAGTGATCGTCTCTGAGTTTAACTTGGCAGAGGAATCTTCGCAACACAACAAGGAGCCTTCTGACAAGTTCCAAAATACAGACTCGAAGATGAAACGAATGGATAAGCCTGAAGGAAACGGTGACCTGTTGAAAAAAAGCGAAGACGAGGTGGGCATTGAAGAGAAAAGAAGCAAAGAGTCGAAGCACCTGTTGAGCGTGCAGAATTCTCGAGAAGAGACGGACGACGAAGATAGCGGCGTCACCTCGGACATGAGTCGCATGATCTCTGAAGTGGACACAGACTCAGAATGCACGTCGTCGAAGAACATGAGAAAGTATCAGAGGACTCAAACTCACTCCAGATTGTTCAGGCTTCTGAACGACGACTCGATCCTCCTAGAAGATACAGAGAAAACCAATGAATCTTCCTCGACTGAAAAGTACCTTAGCCTACCTCTGAAGAGCAACGCCTTCAATTACGACGAGAATTATTGTTCCAATTACTCTAGCGGCGTGACATCTCCAGAATATTCACCGATCTGTGAACAATCGTGGAAGAGACTTCACGACGCGGACAATTCAAGGTTACCGGACCAAACTGGCGACGTGTTTCGTCAAGGTCGAATTTCCTGCAAGGAAGACCCGTACTATCAAGCTTGGAAAACTGCGAAACCTTCGGCACCATCGTTGGATCACGACGTGGTGCCATCGTTGGCTTTCAAGGTCCTGGAAAGTAGAAGGCCATTATGGTCGTACAAGGTGAACGTGCTTTGTCCACGGATTAAAAGTACGAAAAGCGTGCCACAGACGTTGCGAACGAACAAACAGACCAACTCGATGGTGTCATCCTGTCCAAATTCCTCGCCCTTCCAAGCTAACCTAAAAAGTGACCATTGCTGATGGCCCGGGGCAGAATGAGGCCGCGTTTGGCCGCGAGCAACCGGTCCACGGACGAGCCTCGCGCAACTTTTCTCTAGATTCGCAAGACTGGGCTGACTATGCCCGGGGGGCTACAGGCTACGTGGTTTTTTTTTCTATCGGTACATATCGTTTGCATATATTTATCTATTCGCATTTTCTTCCTGattttttttgtatattttgtttattttactttatttatttatttatttttttttttttgtttatattCTCTTCTATCGTTCTAGTgtttttttctacttttttttttgtctttgtttcttcttctttttctattcTACTCGTGTGTTTCGTTTGCTGTCGAACGGACACCGATCTTCTACACGGGTGtaattgtttttatttattaatttttttatctgTTTATTTCCTTGTCAATTTTCTTCACTCCGCGAACGAATCGATCCTGTCAGCCGTGACTCggagttttctttttatttatttttctctttgttTGCTCTTTGCTGAGGTTTGTCACTAACCAGCCGCCTCTGGTCCAAACAATGCGATTCTAGTTTGTCTTCTCTCCTTGATCAATATTAACGCTTCGTATGTCTTGTTTTTATCGTTTTTTTGTTATCCTTTTGCAAGTGAATTGGCAGCACCTTTCCACTGCTACGTCTTCTTCGTTCTTCTTTACCATCGGTGGGTATCAATGATCTATAAAGAACGAGACCAACGATAAATCATTATCTACAAAGATGTCCTCGCGGAACTTTTTCATAGAGAAAACGTTAAGATAAGCAGACAAAATTCATTGTCAGTGTTTCATTTCAGAGTGCAAAAGAACGATTGCCGAAAGGAAGACGATGTGATTTACGTTCGTAATCTTTGCAGAGTGTGATTTCACGCAGGATTGCCTCATGATTCGACCCACAACTGCATTATGTtgcgaataaaaatattccatgcATGCTTGATTGAGTGATCGACCGTATCCTGTGAATAACGCAAATCGTTTCCTGTTTTAATAATCCTGAAGAGGGTGTCCTGAGTTacaatgttctaaaacagcgttcttgtgattttttttggaagggaaagaaagaaatgaagttactggattttgaggtatggttttgcatatattttacGAATACAAAATAATTCTCTTTAAAGTAAAAAGATTAATTGTAACAGATTTCTAACGCTATTTATACGTGGACGTCTTGTCGCTGTAATCTTCAATCGACGGGAAAGATGCAGCTTGTAATTGTTGAGTGAAACgaaaaaccaaaaaaggatcaaattattatatatttctctCCTGGGTGAACCAAAGGAAGGCAgaaaaaagtttatttaaataatcgtTATAATAATCATTGtaaaatttatatcttttttaaaaaACATCTTTTTTTAAACCCGccaaaaattttaatttcacatttttctctGCCGTTGTTTAATTCActcagaagaaaaatatataataatttgatccttttttggttttgtgtttcagtcaagaattacaaGCTGGATCTTTCCTACCGACTGAAAACAGCAGCCCATGAAACAGGCATAGAAATCTgttacaatttattttttcacctaaaaaaaaaatgttttgtattcgttaaatatatataaaaccgcagctcaaaattcaataactttgtttctttcATTCCTTTCCAAAAAAAATTACAAGAAACGCCGTTGTAAAACGTTCTAATTCAGGACAGCCCCTGAATACGCACGCCATGCATGCACGATGCATTTGTCTGCTGTATATTGTACCATCAGTTGGAAGCGCGACGATTATTTCGCGATTTATCGGATCGATACGATTGTTTGGATTTATGAAATCCAGAGGCAGAACGAGTCGTAAGTAAATTAACGCCTCGATGGTCGATAGTTAATAGAGCTACTTACTGAAATAATCCATGCTCTGAACGAATAATAATCAGCGTCATTCGTTGCTTTTGATTAGCATTTTACTGTAATCACGACTATCACTATTGTCATTTTACTATATTGCtgaaattgtaattattacAGTCTGTTAAATCTTAACTGGTTATTCAACATTTTCCCAATTTTCCCCACTCTATGGTTAACAGTTTCTAGTAAAACAAAAGTAGACGACTATCTTTCAATTGTATGCTGAGTAGCCAGCAAATTTTGAACGAATTATAAACTGTAATAAGAATCAATTATTTCATGGAATTCAACGACGCTGAGTCCTTTCtacatagaaaataattacCAGAAAAAGATAATTATTCTCCACAAAAATCGTAGCGCGACAGAGTTCCAAGTTCTTTtattatgtttttttttcttttcctttttaacCAAAGCATAGGATAATTATAGGACGTTAATAATCTTGTCTGTCTGAATTTTTAGGTCCTGATGCGACGGATTACTGAGCAAGGACGAGTGCCTCCATCAGAAACATGGCATTGCTAGTgtgttttcttttccttcttttttcattttttattttgtttacgaCGACTCGTCGCGATTCGTTTTAACACGACAACCATCGATACCACAGGACTGCTGCTGAGACCTTCCTAAGTCACCTCATTGTATTTGTTGCCCCTTATAGGTTTCGTCTTGTCCCTTCCGCCATTATCTTTATTTTACTTCTTCTTCCCTCTTAATCCCACGGTGTGCGCATATTGTTAGAAGACGAAGATCTTTTGAGGGATCGATCGGTCGTTCGAACGATCGACGACTAACGACATTCACCGAAACGAATCACGTGACTGGTTTTTCGAtttcaaaattgaaaataatcgTCACCTGGTCGCAGTGATTCCCTGTTACGCCATCTTCGATAAAAAGGAATCAACGCCAAGTGTATTCGTGTCGAATACCATCACGTTACCTCGATCAATCATTGTGCTATATTTATGTAAGTtgtgtaaaataaattatttgtaaagTTCACTTTAAACCTCATTTCCAGTCAGTCTATCCCTCGCTGCCTTTTCTAACAACATTCCATCATCTTTCATTCAatggaaataaataaatgagATAGCAACCTTTGATCTTGTTTTTAAATATTGTGTACAAAATTTCTGCTATACATACAGAAGGTATATTGCTGAACGTATATTATCATAGGCTGATGTAACTGCGTTTGCAATAATTGCCCATAACTCAGTGCTCCAAATGGCCTGGCATGAACGCAGTGCTTGACTCACCATGCTACCTGTAGTACAATGGAAAGGGAAATTTTAATAGCACACCATGTAGATGTGACAACGAACGTACCCAAATTCACGTCATTCCATACTATCTGATAGGTTAGGTTCTGACTTCACCCTTTGCACATGGCCCAACATTGCAATTAGCAATTACAAACGCAACATACCACAACTGCAAGCATTCGACCAAGAAGAATCTTTTTAGTCTTGAGTCTAGTCTTGTGAACAGCTTGACCGTGGTTTGAACTtcattgtaacgttgtacttaaTCATTTTTGTGAATAAAAGCCTGCAAAATTATAAAAACATAGTCAAGTTAAGTTATTccttttttatcataaattaTTCATACTTACGTATAATCGAATATAATTGGTCTTACATTTGTCGTAAAAGAGTGTTGAAACAGTAAAGAGGTTGGGCTCCAACCTGAATTTTTCTTAATGATGCCTTTTAACAATCGAATAAAACAGTTATTGCCGCTGTTACAAATTTATATGttggagatgaaaggacatctttcttttagaatttttgggaagatccccaatactttagtctagctgtacttaaataatttctttttttttttttatttattagaatatttacaatcaattctcattgagaattttcagtaacttaatttggcatgatacaatgacatggattataatagttttatattgttggttctagtagaaactaaggatttaatctagagggtattttctttttagtctgcggatctggtctgtcgtgtccagtagttgggtgactaatgggttgtggtggttgttgactatTGTGTTATacctgcttctggacttgtgtatttcatctttgactgtaggtatcttaaggtcacggtggattgtttcgttagtaacataccagggtgcatttgtgacggcactcgaccttggaaatttccaacggtttcgcggcacaaagcgctttatcttaaaagcgctatgcGGACAAGCCTTTAGGTGTCCCTACTGCTCCTTCGCCGAATCTTCGGGAGACCGTACACGTGGCAGTCGTCGCGGACTTCTAACAAACGTACGCGATATCGATggccaacaaagaaaagaatcgccgtggcttttgaatcaaagagattcagtctgccccgagctgcgaagtgcgaaggattacgCGAAACGAGCGCTCGACCTCGTGTAACCTGCGTCAAGCATTGATCGTTACCAAGCGTTgctaattgttaattgttaattgtggttaattgttgtttgttgctagttgttattggacgtcagttgttattaagttaataaacgtttttgttgaaacatctgagcattccttctacacctatcacgacataccacttcATATTTAATAGGGatatacttaaataataaaacttttttttttatttggtagactttttacgatcaattctcattgagagttataagtaaattttgtaaataaataagagaattataagtaattttggcgtggtactgtaacttggattataagaatttatagtatgtttgattctagttgaatctaatgcttaacactaggtttacgggactcgtcaatttgacggatttcgaactttgaaatgaaatatctcagaaaccatagcaccaattttagccattttgcatcgtaaattaatcatttcatccaaagaatttatacacaaaattattttttcctaggctttctaatttttgaaatctgtatgtggTATACCTAgtatatagtagtagtatagtAGTATTTTTTTCATTAAAAGATCGAtctattcaaattaagtctgaatATTAGGCTtcgcgtttaaataaattattaacaaataaaaagtcttttttttttaattatcactagaaaaataacaataacgttAACGGTACAGGGTGATCATATCTATTGAGcacattttttgcaaatatactgAATGCTGTTTCTGCATTTTCCTCATATGATCTTTTTGCgatataaacaataattattacttctatttttcTGCAATAATCCACTTGGCAACTTTTTCGCACCTCTGACGTCGAATGTGACAGAAATGAAGCTGTGTCTGATCTTTGGCAAATGTTGTCCTTGTTTTCTCCAGTTAATTCCTCGGCTAAACAAAACATGAATTCCTCTCTCGATATTTTCGATCTGGTACactctttatatagtatccacgcgtttatcgctgccaaatgcaaaatattgaaaaagacttGAAGAGGCCATTGGAAACTCCTTGCTTTCACGCTATATCTGCGTGCCATTTGGTCAACGCCATATTctgttttattgtaaaaagcaatggtttctggaacacgtttataattatcttctattcgtACACCTGTATGTTCGGTGCTTAGAAGGAGCACTTTTACTTTAGCTTTACTTTTATACACGGTAAGTGTgcagttttctgatttatataaatttgagggAAACAATGtcatgtttttcttttttctcttcagCATCGAGTTTCATCTTTTCCCATatactcagaaaaatacaaatcaagaatagcaacacacccaaaccgactagctgcggaaacgtacaaaaccataaacatggacagaagactaaaaaggaagcacccagcagaccttataaagaacataacctagcaaacacgaggatggtactccgctgggggtagccaccaacatgctaatttaaccgttaaaaaattccaccaaatgtccaaattggacaaattgtgaatttcaataaataaaaaaaaaaaaaaaaaaatcttttcCCATATGAGGGAAGCCATTCAAAatatatcttattatatctctTGGATTTACTCACGATTGCTAGAAAAGGGTGattgttcaaaataagaaaatactgtGCCCAAATTATCGattatcctattgtaaatacttacaataagCGGAGACAATAATGGGAAATGTCTACGATAACTGAAACTTTTTCACACTGTCTTTGAAAAAccgattgtttatgaaatcagcCAAGCCGTCATTTTGATGGGTCTCGTAGAGATAGATATACAACAAACAGATTTCGAAAATTAGAAAGccgaggaaaaaataattttacgcgtaaattctttaaatgaaatgattaatttacgacgaaaaatggttaaaattggtgctatggtttttcagatatttcatttcaaagttcgaaatccgtcaaattgacgaGTCCCGTAAAACTAgtgttaatgttattgttattttcttagtgataatttaaaaaagactttttatttattaataatttatttacacgtgaatttattttaatattgttcATTTCAGACTTCGTTTGGATAAATCGattttttcattgaaaaatacgaattttcgtttacccgtcaatttgagtagagataggtatatacgAAACGCCCGTAAGCCTAGTGTTAAATCTAAAGAGTATTGTCcttttagcctgcggatctgaaTCGTTGTGCGAAGTAGTAGGTAAACTAacgggttttggtggttgtttgCTCTTGTATTATATTTCGAAGTAATAAAACTTAGAAGTAGCTGTctatgatttaatccgattatgtcttcccgagatttatgacaatGACCTTGGACTCGAAGCGACACGACTGGTCATTAAACGTAGCAGTGGACACGTCATGGACGGTTTTACCTAATAGAGGTATAGAGTAATTATATAGCTCTTCTTAAGAATATAATTGTAGTACagtaaactttccaacggtttctgtttGACGAAATTGTTCGCTATACAAAGATCCTATtcttcggataagatgattgtcAGATGTCAATATAACATTACAGTATATTTTCAGCCAGCCTAAGGACATGCTATAAATCTAAGGATTTCTGAAGCTAATGTTCTTCAACTGAACAAATAGTCTATATCTTAACAGACTCTAAATCTATTACCTACTATGGAAAGATATAGAAAATCTGCCTTTCTAATGTACAATGCTCCCCCACTAGCTGTTTTTCCTTAAATGTAGTTATCCTTCTTCAACCACCAACGtagaaattgaccaattaacagcaacgtccatTTCCCCCACTTTCGGAACGAAGACCTCCCTCGACCAATCTGATGATCTCGTATCCTTAGACAaaccccatcatagttttcctctgcaacATCGTCGTGACAGAAAGTCAGTCATTAGACAGCAGTCAGAGCAGATGGTTGGTAGTTAGCAATAACAGTTGATCAGAGTTTCTCGACATCTTAAGCGATCATCATTCGAGCCAGTATCGTGCATCGTAAGGCATCGCCTGGAAGTCGAAGTTGTCGCACATATAGAAGTTATCTTGCACTGTGGACAAGCCAGTTGAGCTACACTTGGACTGTGGACAAGcaagttgagttacacttggACTGTGGACAAGCAAGTTGAGTTACATTTGAACTGTGGGCAAGCAAGCTGAGCTACACTTGGACTGTGGACAAGCAAGTCGAGCTACACTTGGACCGTGagcaagtaagttgagttcgacttagactttggaagaaaacACTATCATCTGTATTGTATACTAAAAAATGGATAGTCCAGATGAAGGTTTGCCAAACGTCGCTAACTGCGATACTAACTCGATGTCACAAATGAATTTAACAGTGGAACAGTCTGTGGCTATCATACGCGAGGTAATTAAATCGTTCATGCAAAACTCGAATGCGAAACCACAAAATGTATGTCTACCGCGTTTTAATCCTGAAGTCGAGGGCACCGACCCAGCTGTATGGTGCGCAGCTGCC contains:
- the LOC126926596 gene encoding uncharacterized protein LOC126926596 isoform X3 is translated as MAPVTRRPQMANNDVYEPPAAIQNAMLTKDKKPFTYTPGMGGKLDLSQIRSPRMARRVAKNANDEGIEGPPKSALEPKPTPTQNTGANLFVQPQVAIPVFPTNVPVQPSVNRTPSTPPANKIQPTTPEKQPESPKHVTKVETKVIPTMAVQPNTPESPSTPTQVTLTKAPTPWLQNKNKPQEELPEWAKRSSVNKQQSTSSSSPDSPTSPPVYASSIQQTQQQSPQWQQTQQRQQSIQQRPQSQPLQPTQQRPSQIQQPQQYQYQQPQQFNQQQKRPFSSPSATQQVHPTQTQERMIPIRIEDRPSVFDVKPEPGHHQFKQASPHHQQRWGQPTQNQVQNQAQNQVQNQVQNQVQNQIQNQMPQQSTGGGYIIPIMIEGSDKKPAGIPTSNTSYSQPILRNNASNAENQNQKVMAQRIIPVQVQQSDSGPVQSRSFRVLQKITDTDSTNDVDTEQMRKLQLSEDDRILMNKFKEQIDNESSLHHEEDPRYRGGAIPSRAFRFLQTMTESGDAPAVNTTSRPPSAINKKQNRNSKTFEETQANLPPSEQQVPEPKKYMGSAIPSRSFRILQAMTAPESVATQENRQADYHCQTENNVPGNQQGVFLSPCPPPFWTPDSGWWGYYPLPYAGAANESYPYHPDNTAYVYFPIYNQNYPLYPPYPQYDPMNNKNAYSGVYPPYIVPVAPQNNNNCNNNCEQVCGDVIVAKIHSTNITDIADIAENIQENNGGNKALESKITKENDDNTNGLLQWEKVNSVSRTASNNSKDSDCTTAMNITDEEEIPGEIIVSEVDEDDKNSNRPETKSCPNGSLNVNVPNYTYIDTSDSSDSTDTESQSDNESIIESSKGSRDSDDSSSDSDDSDSYLAYSTGLNAHGRLENDDERNSTKNSSSKESCNEDENSESSCKNNIDSGTDVEQQVEENVEENAQTSAFPHQLSVIYEDVERPDSESPRPREPRSVKDWNETPFEAIDDPPDDTDAPTVSVSLPLRFKFSVSENNEDVTTVIVGDSTIKPERGYSKEESRKSKVQDSKSQMEKANEVSADFVVKNDTTVDFVVKKKSFDSKQKSRDHSNERTKEETTESKVKEDEDPVVPHVNFTLRKIPTRFGKINCEETVETEFTIRRKTSVKKEEDRTNKGQEERANMKSNDDSVNRQNKESNCTHVAAVKGIGSETRDFNRNILKPEVIVSEFNLAEESSQHNKEPSDKFQNTDSKMKRMDKPEGNGDLLKKSEDEVGIEEKRSKESKHLLSVQNSREETDDEDSGVTSDMSRMISEVDTDSECTSSKNMRKYQRTQTHSRLFRLLNDDSILLEDTEKTNESSSTEKYLSLPLKSNAFNYDENYCSNYSSGVTSPEYSPICEQSWKRLHDADNSRLPDQTGDVFRQGRISCKEDPYYQAWKTAKPSAPSLDHDVVPSLAFKVLESRRPLWSYKVLMRRITEQGRVPPSETWHC